The genomic DNA TTGTTGCGGCACGCAATGAAGCCGAAAACATAGAAACCGTTATCCGCGACATTTTCAACCAGAGTTATCCGAACGAACTGTTCGAACTCATTGTAATTGACGACCATTCGGAAGATGACACGCTTTCCATTGCGGAATCACTGAAAGCCGAGTTCCCGAATCTGAAAGTGCTTTCAAACCAAGATGGCGAAGGCAAAAAATCTGCATTGCAGAAAGGCATTCGCGAAGCCAAATTCGAAACCATTGCTACAGTAGATGCCGATTGCCGCGTTCCCTCCGAATGGCTCATTACCATGACATCGCATTGGGAGAAAGACCAGACCAAAATGCTTTTGGGACCCATTGTTTTTCAATCCGACAGAACCGTTCTGCAACAATCGCAGGCCATGGAAATGTTGGCCATTATGGGACTGACAGGTGGTTTCGCTTCGCATCAAAAACCGATCATGGCCAATGGCGCCAACCTGTTCTTCGACAAAAGTTCCTTTGAAGAAATCGGTGGTTACGTGAGTTCAGAAAACCCTTCGGGCGATGATGTGTTCACCATGCTTCAGTTCAGCGAAAAGTGGCCCGATTCGGTTCGGTTTGTGAAGCATTACGAATCGGCTGTTCTGACCAAAGCACAACCCACATTTTCAAGTTTTTGGCAACAGCGTAAGCGGTGGCTTTCCAAGCGAAGCGGCTATACGAATCTGTTGGTGAAAGGAACCGCTATCATCACCTACTTCGCCAATCTGGTCGCCTTCATTTCATTCATTTCCATCATTGCCGCGTTCGGTTCTTATTGGGCAGACAGACTCATGTGGGTTCT from Flavobacteriales bacterium includes the following:
- a CDS encoding glycosyltransferase — its product is MAWLWYLLFGFAVTVMVLYSAMIIYAISGWKKMKVEDEKPAWLGVSILVAARNEAENIETVIRDIFNQSYPNELFELIVIDDHSEDDTLSIAESLKAEFPNLKVLSNQDGEGKKSALQKGIREAKFETIATVDADCRVPSEWLITMTSHWEKDQTKMLLGPIVFQSDRTVLQQSQAMEMLAIMGLTGGFASHQKPIMANGANLFFDKSSFEEIGGYVSSENPSGDDVFTMLQFSEKWPDSVRFVKHYESAVLTKAQPTFSSFWQQRKRWLSKRSGYTNLLVKGTAIITYFANLVAFISFISIIAAFGSYWADRLMWVLFAKTILDLVLTRTVSRDLQPHCGIANILVTEIFVAVYVTFLGIFGNVRSYVWKGRTIKTP